From a region of the Candidatus Zixiibacteriota bacterium genome:
- the tsaD gene encoding tRNA (adenosine(37)-N6)-threonylcarbamoyltransferase complex transferase subunit TsaD, producing the protein MLTLGIESSCDETSAAVVRAGREILSNVILSQTIHSKFGGVVPEVASRAHLKTIVPIYRSALEEAGVDLDRIELIACTIGPGLVGPLLVGLSFGKGLALATGKPFVAVHHIEGHLAANILEHHDLDSHHLTLIVSGGHTMLVEVKSFGHYEILGRTKDDAAGEAFDKVAKLMGLGYPGGARLDQLAQSGKRDYVRFPRALKAEPGYRFSYSGLKTAVALYLEKLDSEEFEAHKADIAASFQEAAVEVLVKKTVRAAREKGIRHVTLSGGVAANSRLRETMSEALKRYQMTLYYPSLNLCTDNAAMIAAAGYFRYKEHGPSEPVVNAVPYLDLADW; encoded by the coding sequence ATGCTCACATTAGGCATAGAAAGTTCCTGTGATGAGACTTCGGCCGCCGTCGTACGCGCCGGGCGGGAGATTTTATCCAACGTTATACTCTCGCAGACTATTCACAGCAAGTTTGGCGGTGTAGTGCCCGAGGTCGCCAGCCGCGCCCATCTCAAGACAATCGTTCCGATATATCGAAGCGCCCTCGAAGAAGCGGGCGTCGATCTCGATCGGATCGAACTGATCGCCTGCACTATCGGCCCCGGCCTGGTTGGTCCTCTTCTAGTCGGTCTCAGTTTCGGCAAAGGATTGGCGCTGGCAACCGGTAAGCCGTTCGTAGCGGTGCATCACATCGAGGGACATCTGGCGGCCAATATCCTCGAACATCATGACCTCGATTCCCACCATCTGACTTTGATCGTTTCCGGGGGACATACCATGCTGGTCGAAGTGAAGTCGTTCGGCCATTACGAAATACTCGGTCGCACTAAAGACGACGCAGCCGGTGAGGCGTTTGACAAAGTCGCGAAATTGATGGGACTCGGCTATCCGGGAGGCGCCCGACTGGACCAATTGGCTCAATCTGGGAAACGAGATTATGTTCGTTTTCCCCGAGCGCTTAAAGCGGAACCGGGTTATAGGTTCAGCTATTCCGGCCTGAAAACAGCGGTAGCGCTTTACCTCGAAAAGCTCGACTCTGAGGAGTTCGAAGCACACAAAGCGGATATCGCCGCTTCGTTCCAGGAGGCGGCAGTCGAGGTGCTGGTCAAAAAAACGGTTCGGGCAGCGCGCGAGAAAGGTATTCGCCATGTAACCCTATCCGGCGGCGTAGCGGCCAATTCTCGCCTCCGTGAGACAATGAGTGAAGCCCTCAAGCGATATCAGATGACTCTCTACTATCCGAGCCTCAATCTCTGTACCGACAATGCCGCCATGATCGCCGCTGCAGGTTATTTTCGCTATAAAGAACACGGCCCCAGTGAACCGGTGGTAAACGCCGTGCCATATCTGGATTTGGCTGACTGGTAA
- a CDS encoding CdaR family protein: MRSLLDNLPIKIAAILLGLLLWFHVATEKNYHHQVQLAVTDIVLDTDLTLSKSPPDSLEVIVSASGKQLLRRSWRREGLRINASALPAGRHTLNLSPVNVGMVSANEEVSLQSVVFPTSIELSIDRLSETTLPVTVDVTTLPDDGFAVKGISVPQPTEAKVTGPRSLLNSFTTVYTVHRELSGLRNNLSLTLPLQAPEGYGVKVDPDSVQLDIEVVPIRTRVFDNVPIVLFNQPEGFTIEYTPQQLRVAITGPPEVVDSLDASALVASADFARVTPGGKARVKIDCPSIVRVKEQSTDSIKVTVH; this comes from the coding sequence ATGCGTAGTCTGTTAGACAACCTCCCTATCAAGATCGCAGCTATTCTGCTGGGTTTGCTGCTCTGGTTTCATGTCGCTACCGAGAAGAATTACCACCATCAGGTGCAACTGGCCGTCACCGATATCGTCCTCGATACCGATCTGACTCTTTCTAAAAGTCCGCCGGACTCGCTTGAGGTAATCGTCTCGGCCAGCGGCAAACAGCTTCTTCGTCGTAGCTGGCGACGCGAGGGATTACGGATTAACGCCTCAGCCTTGCCGGCCGGTCGGCATACTTTGAATCTTAGCCCGGTCAATGTCGGTATGGTCAGCGCCAACGAGGAAGTCTCGTTGCAATCGGTGGTATTCCCCACCTCAATCGAACTTTCGATTGACCGCCTCAGTGAAACCACATTGCCTGTTACGGTCGATGTCACCACTCTCCCGGACGATGGATTCGCCGTCAAGGGGATATCCGTGCCTCAACCCACCGAAGCAAAGGTTACCGGACCGCGCTCACTCTTGAATTCCTTCACGACCGTCTATACCGTTCACCGTGAATTAAGCGGTCTGCGCAACAACCTTAGTCTGACCCTGCCGTTACAGGCTCCGGAAGGATACGGCGTCAAAGTCGATCCGGATTCGGTACAGCTCGATATCGAGGTCGTCCCGATTCGCACGCGAGTTTTTGACAATGTCCCGATTGTGTTGTTCAATCAGCCCGAAGGATTCACTATCGAATACACGCCTCAACAGCTCCGGGTTGCTATCACCGGCCCACCCGAGGTGGTCGATTCACTCGATGCCTCCGCGTTGGTCGCATCGGCCGATTTCGCCCGAGTGACACCAGGCGGCAAAGCCCGCGTCAAGATCGATTGCCCCTCCATAGTCCGCGTCAAGGAGCAGTCGACAGACTCCATCAAGGTCACCGTACACTGA
- a CDS encoding M20 family metallopeptidase, producing MKPDILGLVEQIYNDQLDWRRHLHRHPELSGEESNTTVYIRELLEKFGLKIRRLKMPTGVLAELKGKHPGPIIAVRSDIDALPVFERTGLPFASAIEGCMHACGHDIHMAVVLGVAAVMVGLREHLHGTVRFLFQPAEEMPPGGAVEMINEGALDNVSMLLGLHNDPRTDVGKISLRDGPTMAAVTDFDLTVTGRTGHVARPHECIDALPVACEIVESLQKIVSREIDPLSTAAIGFGQIEGGRARNTVAEEIRLCGTARTLDPKLVEKIPKLIKRTVEAIARAHSAKVRMDIVGRYPILINDARINTLLKRNYAELFSVKDVETTELVLGGEDFARYLEHVPGAMFRLGIRNKKIGADKPWHSSRFMADERSLFYGTALICATLLDTLGQENK from the coding sequence ATGAAACCCGACATTTTAGGTCTTGTCGAGCAGATCTATAACGATCAGCTTGATTGGCGTCGTCATCTGCACCGTCACCCCGAACTCTCCGGCGAGGAATCCAACACCACTGTCTACATTCGTGAGTTGTTGGAGAAGTTCGGTCTGAAAATACGTCGATTGAAAATGCCAACCGGTGTATTGGCGGAACTGAAGGGAAAACATCCCGGACCTATTATCGCGGTTCGCAGCGATATCGACGCCCTCCCGGTGTTCGAAAGAACCGGCCTTCCGTTCGCGTCCGCAATCGAGGGCTGCATGCATGCCTGTGGTCATGACATACACATGGCGGTCGTGCTGGGAGTAGCCGCGGTTATGGTCGGATTGCGAGAGCATCTTCACGGTACGGTGCGGTTTCTTTTTCAACCGGCCGAAGAAATGCCTCCCGGCGGCGCAGTTGAGATGATCAATGAAGGTGCTCTGGACAATGTGTCCATGCTCCTCGGCCTGCACAACGATCCGCGCACCGACGTAGGTAAAATCAGCCTTCGCGACGGCCCGACCATGGCTGCCGTGACCGATTTCGACCTGACGGTTACCGGCCGCACCGGTCATGTGGCTCGCCCGCACGAATGTATCGACGCTCTCCCGGTCGCCTGTGAGATAGTCGAGTCGTTGCAGAAAATCGTCTCACGTGAGATCGATCCGCTCTCGACGGCGGCAATCGGTTTCGGTCAGATCGAAGGGGGCCGGGCTCGCAATACCGTTGCCGAAGAGATCCGTCTGTGCGGCACGGCCCGAACGCTCGACCCTAAGCTGGTCGAGAAAATCCCCAAATTGATCAAGCGCACTGTTGAGGCTATTGCCCGAGCACATAGCGCAAAGGTCAGAATGGATATCGTGGGACGATACCCGATACTGATCAACGACGCTCGGATTAACACCCTTCTGAAACGAAACTATGCGGAGCTCTTCTCGGTAAAAGACGTGGAGACCACCGAACTGGTGCTGGGAGGCGAGGATTTTGCCAGGTATCTGGAACACGTCCCCGGCGCGATGTTCAGGCTCGGAATACGCAATAAGAAAATTGGAGCCGACAAACCCTGGCACTCATCGCGATTCATGGCCGATGAGCGATCGCTGTTCTACGGTACGGCATTGATCTGCGCTACGTTGCTGGACACCCTGGGACAAGAAAACAAATGA
- a CDS encoding endonuclease V produces MELKRIFDWPQDKDEARRLQSDAASSLTFITDHDEPRLIAAVDTAYGYGGEVLYAAVVVTSFPEIEIVERNYYYGEMTFPYLPGLLFYREGPVILKALAKLQNDPDLIIVHGHGIAHDRGCGQASHIGLAFDKPTIGCARKLLAGRVRAVPEIKGGSQPIIIGNREVGLAYRSKDKVKPIFISPGYRCDLNLARDIVVRNLRGYRLPEPLRLAHLFANKYKRRFEKESALIEKAGELA; encoded by the coding sequence TTGGAACTTAAGCGTATTTTCGACTGGCCTCAGGACAAGGATGAAGCCCGGCGACTTCAATCAGATGCGGCTTCATCACTTACATTCATAACCGACCACGATGAACCGCGCCTGATCGCAGCGGTAGATACTGCTTACGGTTACGGCGGCGAAGTGCTTTATGCCGCAGTCGTCGTTACCAGTTTTCCTGAAATAGAGATAGTCGAACGCAATTATTATTACGGCGAAATGACCTTTCCCTATCTTCCGGGATTGTTGTTTTACCGTGAAGGCCCGGTGATTCTCAAAGCGCTGGCCAAATTACAGAACGATCCCGACCTGATCATCGTCCATGGACACGGTATTGCTCATGACCGAGGTTGCGGCCAGGCTTCACATATCGGCCTGGCGTTCGACAAACCGACAATTGGTTGTGCCCGCAAACTTCTGGCCGGGCGGGTACGAGCGGTGCCTGAAATAAAGGGCGGCAGTCAACCGATTATCATCGGTAATCGTGAAGTTGGACTGGCTTATCGTTCCAAGGACAAAGTCAAGCCGATTTTCATCTCACCCGGTTATCGTTGCGATCTTAATCTGGCTCGCGATATCGTCGTTCGTAACCTGCGCGGTTACCGTCTTCCGGAACCGCTCCGCCTGGCTCATCTCTTTGCCAACAAATACAAACGGCGCTTCGAAAAAGAGAGTGCTCTAATAGAGAAGGCCGGTGAATTAGCTTGA